Proteins from a single region of Pyxidicoccus trucidator:
- a CDS encoding S8 family peptidase: MDVTRKPLSPVSQPARASEVSRPAAPATPAAPRAAALPAGQGGSDGFDAGGSRRASNFVDRPTGLRPEQAPGALPASAFSFGSGHVSVRPLVDGETSKPRPSGDPVIAVFDGGVDFKHSDLDDAMWTNPGEVAGDGKDNDGNGVADDIHGFNVGFNSGDVMRGQGTDHGTHVAGIIAAEDNGEGNTGVAAGKAKVLSVGGLYDGADLLTNFERGVDYVVNLKTEQGVNIRAVNASFGNEYPDAASQARWKAAVQKLADADILLVAATANGNGSNLNDVADMPANLDLPNVLTVASMDKNNDKLARFSSHGDKVVELAAVGEDVLSTVPGGGWEEMSGTSMATPTVAGAAARMFAENPDLTAAQVRDLLVKTVEVDSDLKGKVSTSGKLDLEAAIAAARAQANTQTVSGR, encoded by the coding sequence ATGGACGTCACCCGCAAGCCCCTCTCGCCCGTCTCCCAGCCCGCCCGCGCCTCGGAAGTGTCCCGTCCGGCGGCCCCTGCCACCCCGGCCGCGCCCCGTGCGGCGGCCCTGCCCGCGGGCCAGGGCGGCTCGGACGGCTTCGACGCGGGGGGCTCGCGCAGGGCCTCCAACTTCGTGGACCGGCCCACGGGCCTGCGTCCGGAGCAGGCCCCCGGCGCGCTTCCGGCCTCGGCCTTCTCCTTCGGCTCCGGCCACGTCTCGGTGCGCCCCCTGGTGGATGGCGAGACGTCGAAGCCCCGCCCGTCCGGAGACCCGGTGATAGCGGTGTTCGACGGCGGCGTGGACTTCAAGCACTCGGACCTGGACGACGCCATGTGGACCAACCCGGGCGAGGTGGCCGGTGACGGGAAGGACAACGACGGCAACGGCGTGGCGGACGACATCCACGGCTTCAACGTCGGGTTCAACAGCGGCGACGTGATGCGCGGCCAGGGCACGGACCACGGCACGCACGTGGCGGGCATCATCGCCGCCGAGGACAACGGCGAGGGCAACACCGGCGTGGCCGCGGGCAAGGCGAAGGTGCTCAGCGTCGGCGGCCTGTACGACGGGGCCGACCTGCTCACCAACTTCGAGCGCGGCGTGGACTACGTGGTGAACCTCAAGACGGAGCAGGGCGTCAACATCCGCGCCGTCAACGCCAGCTTCGGGAACGAGTACCCCGACGCGGCCTCGCAGGCTCGCTGGAAGGCGGCGGTGCAGAAGCTGGCCGACGCGGACATCCTCCTGGTGGCTGCCACCGCCAACGGCAACGGCAGCAACCTGAACGACGTGGCGGACATGCCCGCCAACCTGGACCTGCCCAACGTCCTCACCGTGGCGTCCATGGACAAGAACAACGACAAGCTGGCGCGCTTCTCCTCCCACGGCGACAAGGTGGTGGAATTGGCCGCGGTGGGCGAGGACGTGCTGAGCACCGTGCCGGGCGGCGGCTGGGAGGAGATGAGCGGCACCTCCATGGCAACCCCGACGGTGGCGGGCGCCGCGGCGCGCATGTTCGCGGAGAACCCCGACCTCACCGCCGCCCAGGTGCGGGACTTGCTCGTGAAGACGGTGGAGGTGGACTCCGACCTCAAGGGCAAGGTGAGCACCAGCGGCAAGCTGGACCTGGAGGCCGCCATCGCCGCCGCCAGGGCCCAGGCCAACACCCAGACTGTTTCCGGGCGCTGA
- a CDS encoding C45 family autoproteolytic acyltransferase/hydolase → MARVPEGATLPVLRVAGGHDALGAAVGRAFRERIQVSARTALEGLAREGIDEAVLRERIAPALDAAERWTPEYLAELRAWARAADVPLEVLSYLSSAGLPPAPSAAHGCTSLAVRGPRGGILVGHTEDSLVPVAEEVFLLDATVTDARRPGRFLSLCYVYALPGCSASLNGRGLAVLMDYLPDPDAGQGLPMDFVTRALLDAPSIDAALDFLAATPRGGSGNCVLAQGGRVVNVELTSTRMAITDATREGAWVHANHFLDPVLAKAAGVPQADSLPRYAAGKRLARPGLDLDGVRSILADRQGFPDSICRERTIAGFVADTDSGEVRVCWGEPAHGTWTSHQLHGGAPAP, encoded by the coding sequence ATGGCCCGTGTTCCAGAAGGCGCCACGCTGCCGGTGCTCCGCGTCGCCGGTGGCCATGACGCTTTGGGCGCGGCGGTGGGCCGTGCCTTCCGCGAGCGCATCCAGGTCAGCGCCCGGACGGCGCTGGAAGGGCTGGCCCGCGAGGGAATCGATGAGGCGGTGCTGCGCGAGCGCATCGCCCCCGCGCTGGATGCCGCCGAGCGGTGGACGCCGGAGTACCTCGCGGAGCTTCGCGCGTGGGCCCGGGCGGCGGACGTGCCGCTGGAGGTGCTCTCGTACCTGAGCAGCGCGGGGCTGCCGCCCGCTCCCTCCGCGGCGCACGGCTGCACCAGCCTGGCCGTGCGCGGGCCGCGAGGCGGCATCCTCGTAGGCCACACGGAGGACTCGCTGGTGCCGGTGGCGGAGGAGGTGTTCCTGCTCGACGCCACGGTGACGGATGCGAGGCGGCCCGGCCGCTTCCTGTCGCTGTGCTACGTGTACGCGCTCCCGGGCTGCTCCGCGTCGCTGAACGGGCGGGGGCTGGCGGTGCTGATGGACTACCTGCCGGACCCGGACGCCGGGCAGGGGCTGCCCATGGACTTCGTGACGCGGGCGCTGCTGGACGCGCCGTCCATCGACGCCGCGCTGGACTTCCTCGCCGCCACGCCGCGTGGGGGCAGCGGCAACTGCGTGCTCGCGCAAGGGGGCAGGGTGGTCAACGTGGAGCTGACCTCCACGCGCATGGCCATCACCGACGCCACGCGCGAAGGCGCCTGGGTCCACGCCAATCACTTCCTGGACCCGGTGCTGGCGAAGGCGGCGGGTGTCCCGCAGGCGGACTCCCTGCCGCGCTACGCGGCGGGGAAGCGCCTGGCGCGTCCGGGGCTGGACCTGGACGGTGTGCGGAGCATCCTCGCGGACCGGCAGGGGTTCCCGGACAGCATCTGCCGGGAGCGCACCATCGCCGGCTTCGTGGCGGACACGGACTCGGGTGAGGTGCGGGTGTGCTGGGGCGAGCCTGCCCACGGCACGTGGACGTCGCACCAGCTCCACGGCGGAGCGCCGGCCCCCTGA
- a CDS encoding DUF3037 domain-containing protein: MPAPSSFDYAIIRVVPRVEREEFINVGVVLFCTTQRFLGARVELDEARLTALAPDVDLDAVRSHLESFRRVCEGGKDSGPIGRLPQKERWHWLVAPRSTVIQTGPVHSGLCHNNVEPRQALEHLLDTVVRVKRSA; encoded by the coding sequence GTGCCCGCGCCCAGCTCGTTTGACTACGCCATCATCCGCGTCGTCCCCCGCGTGGAGCGCGAGGAGTTCATCAACGTGGGCGTCGTCCTCTTCTGCACCACCCAGCGCTTCCTGGGCGCGCGCGTGGAATTGGACGAGGCGCGGCTGACGGCGCTCGCTCCGGACGTGGACCTGGACGCCGTGCGAAGCCACCTGGAGAGCTTCCGCCGCGTCTGCGAGGGCGGGAAGGACTCCGGGCCCATTGGCCGGCTGCCCCAGAAGGAGCGGTGGCACTGGCTGGTGGCGCCGCGCAGCACCGTCATCCAGACGGGGCCGGTCCACTCGGGGCTGTGCCACAACAACGTGGAGCCGCGGCAGGCGCTGGAGCACCTGCTGGACACCGTGGTCCGGGTGAAGCGGTCCGCATGA
- a CDS encoding MarR family winged helix-turn-helix transcriptional regulator: MSVDDSLKLDAQLCFPLYAAARAVTQAYAPLLSKLGLTYPQYLVMLVLWETDGVTVKELGERLFLDSGTLTPLLKRLEAQGMVKRERSTEDARSVHVHLTTQGRALRRKAVVIPEAMVCKMGLSLEELSRLRRDVQRLFAMLSKSQSEPSK, translated from the coding sequence ATGTCGGTGGATGACTCGCTCAAACTGGACGCGCAGCTCTGCTTCCCGCTCTACGCGGCGGCGAGGGCGGTGACCCAGGCGTATGCACCCCTGCTGTCGAAGCTGGGCCTGACGTACCCGCAGTACCTGGTGATGTTGGTCCTGTGGGAGACGGATGGGGTGACGGTGAAGGAGCTCGGGGAGCGGCTGTTCCTCGACTCCGGGACGCTCACGCCGCTGCTGAAGCGGCTGGAGGCCCAGGGGATGGTGAAGCGGGAACGTTCCACCGAGGACGCGCGCTCGGTGCATGTCCACCTCACGACGCAGGGACGCGCCCTGCGCCGCAAGGCCGTGGTCATTCCCGAGGCGATGGTCTGCAAGATGGGCCTGTCGCTGGAGGAGCTGTCACGCCTGCGCCGTGACGTCCAACGCCTGTTCGCGATGCTGTCGAAGTCCCAATCTGAACCCTCGAAGTAA
- a CDS encoding endonuclease/exonuclease/phosphatase family protein, which produces MNDSALRIATYNVRYFGHMLRGLASTVGPKRRVAAALSSLDPLPDVVCLQEVETSSLRSTIAHRPKQPGETQLAAFMERMVETFGAQARDMPYEAFYFRAHNYKLGEVSLYTTGLAVLVNTRTLQVDTHNVDAPQHITHHHVRRLKDRKQSRICAHMRLVRRSDGRGFHIFNTHLSLPTPFSKEFWATKDKMGCGVNQLHEARSLAEFMRTLSGNEPYIVCGDFNSPPASPVFRYLTGDACLTCAQAAVGQIDPSATRGFPTAGFMHMRMHLDHMFSGGGVRWLDTQETCPFGDTASRFHGLSDHMPIIARFTLDSAPGAAVPSTG; this is translated from the coding sequence ATGAACGACTCCGCATTGCGAATCGCCACGTACAACGTCCGCTACTTCGGCCACATGCTGCGTGGGCTCGCGAGCACCGTGGGCCCCAAGCGAAGGGTGGCCGCCGCGCTGTCCTCGTTGGATCCGCTGCCGGACGTCGTCTGCCTGCAGGAGGTGGAGACCTCCTCGCTGCGCAGCACCATCGCCCACCGCCCCAAGCAGCCAGGGGAGACCCAGCTGGCGGCCTTCATGGAGCGCATGGTGGAGACCTTCGGCGCCCAGGCGCGGGACATGCCCTACGAGGCGTTCTACTTCCGCGCCCACAACTACAAGTTGGGCGAGGTGTCGCTCTACACCACCGGGCTGGCGGTGCTCGTCAACACGCGCACCCTCCAGGTGGACACGCACAACGTGGACGCGCCCCAGCACATCACCCACCACCACGTGCGGCGGCTGAAGGACCGAAAGCAGAGCCGCATCTGCGCGCACATGCGCCTGGTGCGGCGCTCGGACGGGCGCGGCTTCCACATCTTCAACACCCACCTGAGCCTGCCCACCCCGTTCTCGAAGGAGTTCTGGGCGACGAAGGACAAGATGGGCTGCGGCGTCAACCAACTGCACGAGGCGCGCTCGCTGGCGGAGTTCATGCGCACCCTCTCGGGGAATGAGCCCTACATCGTCTGCGGGGACTTCAACTCGCCGCCGGCCTCACCGGTGTTCCGCTACCTCACCGGCGACGCGTGCCTCACCTGCGCCCAGGCCGCCGTGGGGCAGATAGACCCGAGCGCCACTCGCGGCTTCCCCACCGCCGGCTTCATGCACATGCGCATGCACCTGGACCACATGTTCTCCGGCGGGGGCGTGCGCTGGCTGGACACGCAGGAGACCTGCCCGTTCGGGGATACCGCCAGTCGCTTCCACGGGCTGTCCGACCACATGCCCATCATCGCCCGCTTCACGCTCGACAGCGCGCCCGGCGCGGCCGTGCCCTCGACGGGGTGA
- a CDS encoding J domain-containing protein, translating into MQSVLFFSDKQVREALFARVDGTRGLLLVTGVRHGPGMRLPGAREPFATLERLHGDVLSQVLVADEGTTEGMWRDPLGDLGDRLYPASRDDAYAASTGYLLLEDGRPRAVVRKHGTPVEDLWFLQEALSRLTPRVPPPDPERRPGRRRPEPAPRSPRRPASMGPQQEEEFAWEGGARRPGARDSGTRSTGARDTGPWASSDDEATPPRGTRVPPPPPRPAVRDAWTVLGISRDTPLDEARRAFRTLISQYHPDKVAHLAPEFHALAELRTREILDAWETVERALTGEG; encoded by the coding sequence GTGCAGTCCGTCCTCTTCTTCTCCGACAAGCAGGTGCGTGAGGCGCTCTTCGCCCGGGTGGACGGGACGCGCGGGCTGCTGCTCGTGACGGGGGTGCGGCACGGGCCGGGCATGCGCCTGCCCGGGGCGCGCGAGCCCTTCGCCACGCTGGAGCGCCTCCACGGGGACGTACTGTCCCAGGTCCTGGTGGCCGACGAGGGCACCACGGAAGGCATGTGGAGGGACCCCCTGGGAGACCTGGGCGACCGGCTCTACCCGGCCAGTCGGGACGACGCCTACGCCGCCTCCACGGGCTACCTGCTGCTGGAGGACGGCCGCCCGCGCGCGGTGGTGCGCAAGCACGGCACCCCGGTCGAGGACCTCTGGTTCCTCCAGGAGGCGCTCAGCCGCCTCACCCCGCGTGTGCCCCCTCCGGACCCCGAGCGGCGCCCCGGCCGCCGTCGCCCGGAGCCCGCGCCTCGCTCACCTCGACGGCCCGCCAGCATGGGCCCGCAACAAGAGGAAGAGTTCGCCTGGGAGGGAGGGGCCCGGCGCCCCGGAGCGCGAGACTCTGGCACGCGCAGCACTGGCGCCCGCGACACCGGCCCGTGGGCCTCCTCGGACGACGAAGCCACTCCGCCCCGGGGCACGCGCGTGCCTCCTCCTCCCCCCCGGCCCGCGGTGCGCGACGCGTGGACGGTGCTGGGCATCTCCCGGGACACGCCGCTGGACGAGGCGCGCCGGGCCTTCCGGACGCTCATCTCGCAGTACCACCCGGACAAGGTGGCCCACCTGGCGCCCGAGTTCCACGCGCTGGCCGAGCTCCGCACCCGCGAAATCCTGGACGCCTGGGAGACCGTCGAGCGGGCGCTCACTGGCGAGGGCTGA
- a CDS encoding DUF421 domain-containing protein translates to MAPFDWQGLWTPDLNPFEVMFRASAVYFFAQLVLRLTGRKEFGRSSTFDIVVLLIISVCLRKSIVADDTSLTTAFLALGTLGAWDRFFSWLAMRSKKAAVVLNGKPVELVREGKVNEVNLRKSLMSRDELLSRLREQGTESLRKVRLAYLEPDGKVTFLMKKEGEGAALQ, encoded by the coding sequence ATGGCGCCTTTTGACTGGCAGGGACTCTGGACGCCGGACCTGAACCCCTTCGAGGTGATGTTCCGTGCCAGCGCGGTCTACTTCTTCGCGCAGCTGGTGCTGCGGCTGACCGGACGCAAGGAGTTCGGGCGCTCCTCCACCTTCGACATCGTCGTGCTGCTCATCATCTCCGTGTGCCTGCGCAAGAGCATCGTGGCCGACGATACCTCGCTGACCACCGCCTTCCTCGCGCTGGGCACGCTGGGGGCATGGGACCGCTTCTTCTCGTGGCTCGCGATGCGCAGCAAGAAGGCGGCGGTGGTGCTGAACGGCAAGCCGGTGGAGCTGGTGCGCGAGGGGAAGGTCAACGAGGTCAACCTGCGCAAGAGCCTCATGTCCCGCGACGAGCTGCTGAGCCGCCTGCGCGAGCAAGGCACCGAGTCCCTCCGCAAGGTGCGCCTCGCCTACCTGGAGCCGGACGGCAAGGTGACCTTCCTGATGAAGAAGGAAGGCGAGGGCGCGGCGCTCCAGTGA
- a CDS encoding GNAT family N-acetyltransferase gives MRERQLIPIEVAGSAISGAVSLLLEDPDIGEVFWWWRPETGTRTPGRWSAAEDTRLFAVAEKGSGIIGLAALSNIRREARYARLSCAVAAPYRLAGAGHWAASETIRRGVRLDGLRHVEAFVREGGDTARRVLESMGFRARESLATASDAATPAGHVCLRLDLPAEPKGHFLMAPSARPHLRGLSAALSA, from the coding sequence ATGCGTGAGCGCCAACTGATTCCCATCGAGGTCGCGGGAAGCGCCATCTCGGGGGCGGTGAGTCTGTTGCTGGAGGACCCGGACATCGGCGAGGTGTTCTGGTGGTGGCGTCCGGAGACGGGCACCCGTACTCCCGGAAGGTGGAGCGCCGCCGAGGACACGCGGCTGTTCGCCGTCGCGGAGAAGGGCTCTGGCATCATCGGCCTCGCCGCGCTCTCCAACATCCGCCGCGAGGCACGCTACGCCCGGCTGAGCTGCGCGGTGGCGGCCCCGTACCGGCTCGCCGGCGCGGGCCACTGGGCGGCCTCGGAGACCATCCGCCGGGGCGTCCGCCTCGACGGCCTCCGCCACGTGGAGGCGTTCGTCCGGGAAGGCGGCGACACCGCGCGCCGCGTGCTGGAGTCCATGGGCTTCCGCGCCCGGGAGTCCCTCGCCACCGCGAGCGACGCGGCGACGCCCGCCGGCCACGTCTGTCTGCGCCTGGACCTGCCCGCTGAACCGAAGGGCCACTTCCTCATGGCCCCCAGCGCCCGTCCTCACCTCCGGGGGCTCTCGGCGGCCCTCTCCGCTTGA
- a CDS encoding organic hydroperoxide resistance protein, with protein sequence MAPVSVSPLYTTTATTHGGRSGHVKSADGVIDLPLALPKEMGGPGGAKANPETLFASGYSACFEGALRLVARMQGKTLGEGVGITADVTIGKTPDGGFGLAVALKGILPGMPREEAQKLMEAAHEVCPYSKATRGNIDVKLSVAE encoded by the coding sequence ATGGCCCCCGTTTCCGTCAGCCCCCTGTACACCACCACCGCCACCACCCACGGCGGCCGCAGCGGCCACGTGAAGTCCGCCGACGGCGTCATCGACCTGCCGCTTGCCCTGCCCAAGGAAATGGGTGGCCCGGGCGGTGCGAAGGCCAACCCGGAGACGCTCTTCGCCTCCGGCTACTCCGCCTGCTTCGAGGGCGCGCTGCGCCTCGTGGCTCGCATGCAGGGCAAGACGCTGGGCGAGGGCGTGGGCATCACCGCCGACGTCACCATCGGCAAGACGCCGGACGGCGGCTTCGGCCTGGCGGTGGCGCTGAAGGGCATCCTCCCCGGCATGCCCCGCGAGGAGGCCCAGAAGCTGATGGAGGCCGCCCACGAGGTGTGCCCGTACTCCAAGGCCACGCGCGGCAACATCGACGTGAAGCTCTCCGTCGCGGAGTAG
- a CDS encoding DUF4286 family protein — protein sequence MTLALYVVAIEVEPGAEAAWNRWHEDVHVPEVLREPGFRSCHKWRDTEPATDGWVRYVCHYELTELDAVRRYASSDAAKRLKEESLTRFGTVTRYARQVLTEVKRF from the coding sequence GTGACGCTGGCCCTCTACGTGGTGGCCATTGAAGTGGAGCCCGGCGCCGAGGCGGCGTGGAACCGCTGGCACGAGGACGTCCACGTGCCGGAGGTGCTCCGCGAGCCGGGCTTCCGCTCGTGCCACAAGTGGCGCGACACCGAGCCCGCGACGGACGGCTGGGTCCGGTATGTGTGCCACTACGAGCTGACGGAGCTGGACGCGGTGCGGCGCTACGCGAGCAGCGACGCCGCGAAGCGGCTGAAGGAGGAGTCCCTGACGCGCTTCGGCACCGTTACCCGTTACGCGCGTCAGGTCCTCACCGAGGTGAAACGTTTCTGA
- a CDS encoding HipA family kinase has translation MLRTVTATRYVTPLREGGSLPAILEADDAGLYVVKFRGAGQGAKALIAELISGELARASGLRVPEVVLVELDPALGRNEPDSEIRELLKASAGLNLGLDYLPGSVTFDPLAGPFPDAAQASAIVGFDAFVTNVDRTPKNPNMLSWHRDLWLIDHGASLYFHHSWEDWEERSQSRFGPIKDHVLLPWASALPGVEAALRAALTREVVERTIAAIPEAWLTGTESPFPTADAHRAAYVTWLLRRVDALPAFLEEAARARAQLV, from the coding sequence ATGCTGAGGACAGTCACGGCCACGCGTTACGTGACGCCCCTGCGGGAGGGGGGCTCGCTGCCCGCCATCCTCGAGGCGGACGACGCGGGGCTGTATGTCGTGAAGTTCCGGGGCGCGGGCCAGGGCGCCAAGGCGCTCATCGCGGAGCTCATCTCCGGCGAATTGGCGCGGGCGTCGGGCCTGCGCGTGCCGGAGGTGGTGCTGGTGGAATTGGACCCCGCGCTGGGCCGCAACGAGCCGGACTCCGAGATTCGCGAGCTGCTCAAGGCGAGCGCGGGCCTCAACCTGGGCCTGGACTACCTGCCGGGCTCGGTGACGTTCGACCCGCTGGCGGGCCCCTTTCCGGATGCCGCGCAGGCGTCCGCCATCGTCGGCTTCGACGCGTTCGTCACCAACGTGGACCGCACGCCGAAGAACCCCAACATGCTGAGCTGGCACCGGGACTTGTGGCTCATCGACCACGGGGCGTCGCTCTACTTCCACCACTCGTGGGAGGACTGGGAGGAACGCAGCCAGAGCCGCTTCGGCCCCATCAAGGACCACGTGCTGCTGCCGTGGGCCAGCGCGCTGCCCGGCGTGGAGGCGGCCCTGCGCGCGGCCCTCACGCGCGAGGTGGTGGAGCGCACCATCGCCGCCATCCCCGAGGCGTGGCTGACGGGCACCGAGTCCCCCTTCCCCACCGCCGACGCCCACCGCGCGGCGTACGTCACCTGGCTGCTGCGGCGCGTGGACGCGCTGCCGGCCTTCCTCGAGGAGGCGGCCCGTGCCCGCGCCCAGCTCGTTTGA
- a CDS encoding DUF6068 family protein, whose amino-acid sequence MRKSASFLSRRALLCAALVLGPGCKSVEPSTRPTDGTTPGQDTGPVSAPDASTPGTTTPETVMPEQTASPWQRARVGDRVTYSFSANRSQPGTRRGMNIPSAAVAGVVSVEVVAVQAPWVWLGVTFSGEGGAAPQQPRLARSLVVPVRSDVTRTLEAPREGTETTEQPTAADRSWEAKRYINDRRPADGPLENRLYAVNPGPLYLTNGLLDASTTLSGFGMAGGTQLTLMEARLGNAGGAGQPPALTLPMGPGAWYDVAVDSGGAASTQRTCLGAERGFVLRQQATATGEGGTQCQDLSQAEAQPLEEALLGLIDETVNAPQWPPQVVGAAPVTRATLDLKGPRVTVLQLETKEDVGGVPGGRVQAFAADPWDAALAGLPLEARFQTLSDTTYRAAKGSKREPVDSTKLVGWGTWVPGTKP is encoded by the coding sequence ATGCGAAAGTCCGCCTCATTCCTGTCCCGCCGCGCCCTGCTGTGCGCGGCCCTGGTCCTGGGCCCCGGCTGCAAGAGCGTGGAGCCCTCCACCCGCCCCACCGATGGCACCACCCCGGGGCAGGACACAGGTCCGGTATCCGCCCCGGACGCGTCCACGCCGGGCACCACCACGCCAGAGACTGTCATGCCCGAGCAGACTGCTTCCCCCTGGCAGCGCGCCCGCGTGGGAGACCGCGTGACGTACTCCTTCTCCGCCAACCGGAGCCAGCCGGGCACCCGGCGTGGAATGAACATTCCTTCCGCCGCGGTGGCCGGCGTGGTGTCGGTGGAGGTGGTGGCGGTGCAGGCGCCCTGGGTGTGGCTGGGCGTGACCTTCTCGGGGGAAGGGGGCGCCGCGCCGCAGCAGCCGCGCCTGGCCCGCTCGCTGGTGGTGCCGGTGCGCTCGGACGTGACGCGCACCCTGGAAGCGCCGCGCGAGGGCACGGAGACCACCGAGCAGCCCACCGCCGCCGACCGCTCGTGGGAGGCGAAGCGCTACATCAATGACAGGCGCCCGGCGGACGGCCCCCTGGAGAACCGCCTCTACGCGGTGAACCCCGGGCCGCTGTACCTCACCAACGGGCTGCTCGACGCGAGCACCACGCTGTCCGGCTTCGGCATGGCCGGCGGCACGCAGCTCACCCTGATGGAGGCACGCCTGGGCAACGCGGGCGGCGCCGGCCAGCCGCCCGCCCTGACGCTGCCCATGGGCCCGGGGGCCTGGTACGACGTGGCAGTGGACTCGGGCGGTGCCGCGTCCACGCAGCGCACGTGCCTGGGCGCCGAGCGCGGCTTCGTCCTGCGCCAGCAGGCCACCGCGACGGGTGAGGGTGGCACCCAGTGCCAGGACCTGTCGCAGGCGGAAGCACAGCCTCTGGAGGAGGCGCTGCTCGGCCTCATCGACGAGACGGTGAACGCCCCGCAGTGGCCGCCCCAGGTGGTCGGGGCCGCTCCGGTGACGCGGGCGACGTTGGACCTGAAGGGCCCCCGCGTGACGGTGCTCCAGCTCGAGACGAAGGAAGACGTGGGGGGCGTGCCCGGAGGCCGCGTGCAGGCCTTCGCCGCGGACCCGTGGGATGCCGCGCTGGCCGGCCTGCCCCTGGAGGCCCGCTTCCAGACCCTCAGCGACACCACGTACCGCGCGGCGAAGGGCAGCAAGCGCGAGCCCGTGGACAGCACGAAGCTGGTGGGCTGGGGCACGTGGGTGCCCGGAACGAAGCCGTGA